ATAACGAATCTTCGTAGTAGCAGACTTGGTCTTGCCATCCTTGAACAGATCGTATGCTTTGTTGGCTGCGATAGTCCAAGAGAGAATCTCAGTCTCTTCGTCAGCACCATCTGTTTTAGTCTGAGAAATCTTTCCGATGTACTTGTCTGCAGGAAGAGCTTCGTCCTTTTCGCCACCATATTGGGTAGCATCGGCTTCACCACCATCAAGCTCATACTTTGCCTCGAAGTCGGCCTTTGACATACCGAGTTTAGCGATAATCTGCTCCTCTACGTCGTGCCACTTAAGCTCCTGGATTGTTTGGTTGCCAGTACACTTGATAGTATAAGTCTCAGTGCTAGGCTTTAAATCGATGCTTAAAGGTGTGTCGATAGTCTCACCTGATGTGATGTTTACCTTAACATAGCCTACAGCAACAATCTTGTTGTTTACAGCATCCTTCAAGGTAACACGAACCAATGGCTTACGACCGATAGTAGCCTCGCTCTGAGTATACTCTTCCTTAACCTGCTTGCCATCCTTTGGCATCTGAGGGCGAAGAACGGTACCATTAATCCATGCGTGAGCACTCTGAGATGTAGAATTTTCACCTTCTTCGTAACCAACCAATTCGAATGAATACTCGAAACCTGCATCTTTCTTCAACTGACCATCGGCAGCATTGCCATCCCAACTAATGCATTTATCATCAGAGTTGATTCTTACAGTATTAATCTTCTCTGCAAGGTTCACAGAAGAGTTCCATGGAACATCAATCTGAGCACCTGCATCGATAGCTGCTTGAGCTGAAGTGTAGAGATGTGTCACACTTGCAACGCTTGAAGCGTGCTCGTGATTGTCAGTTGATACGAGGTTAAGAGCCAAGCCTTTATAGATATTTGCTCTTACAGCAGCGAAGTCTGATGTTACACCATCATTGTTAGTACCTTTGTACTTCAATGCAAGAACTGTAACCTGCTCGTCGTTATTAATATCCTTGATAGCATCGCCATTGTACTTAGCTTTGACAACCAATTCTCCCTCGTTATTAGTTGCACTAGATATAACGAAGTTTCTTGTAGTGTTGGTTTCGTCAGCACGAGTGTACTTCTTGTCATACCATACAAACTCGAAGTTCTCTGTCTTGGTTTCAATCTTAGAGTTCTTAGGATTCAAGAAATATGTAGCAGCCATTTCTGGAGCATAACGGAACACATTATCAGCATTAATAGCCTCAGCCTTGTCGGTACTCATGTCTTTGTCAGCGTCTGCTGCTGCAGGAACCTTAAGAGGAATGTACTCCATTGTCTGAAGCTCCAATGCCTCAATGCCCTGATAGTAGAACTCTGGACTGAATACCAAAGACTTCAAGTCAGTAGTCAGGTTAATTACCACCTGCTCACCAGCTTCATTCTTAACACCATTCAATGTAAGAGCATCCTTAGTCCAAGTTGCGGTAATGATACCAGGAGTCATATAAGTAACACCTGAATCATATGCAGCCTTATCACCATCTCCATAAACGAAGAATGTACCGGTTTGTGGGTTTGGAACATAGTACTTACCATCCTTACCAGGAGTTCCAGCTGTGCCTGCAGCACCATTAGTACCTACAGCCTTCCACTCTTGCTTTGTGTCATTCTTGTACCAATAGCCATCGTCACCGATCTTCCAAACGTCAGCGTCCTTACCTGGAGTACCTGGGGCACCTGCAGCACCAGCTTCACCTTTGGCTCCGTCCTTACCATTTGTGATAGTGTACTCTTTACCATTACTCAAGGTAAGTTTAACACCATTCTCTACAGGGTTAACACCTGTCAGAATTGCACCATTGTCAATTTGACCCTGGATCTTACTTACCATCTCATTCAACTTGTCAATCTGAGACTGCAAGCTGCTGATGTCATCGTCGTAATCTTTACAAGAAGTAAATGTGCTTACCGAGGCAATTGTCAATGCACCCACAAGCAGCGCGCTAAAATACTTTCTTTTCATACGGTAATAATTTATAAAGTTATACGATTTTCCTAGCCTTTCGGCAGGAAGTTATTAATTAATTCTCTATATCGAATCAAGAGTTCCGTTTGATGAAAAGAGTCTGCACTCTTAGAAAAGTTCTTTTTTTCAGTTTCAAAGGTCCTCTTAGAAAAGTTATTTTATCGTTCTTAAATATCGTGGCTTTTATCACCACTTAGTGTTTATCGTTCTTAAATATTGTGGCTTTTTATCGCCACTCAGTTCTTATTGTTTTTATCATATCTCCAGCCGGGAGATTTTTCATGTTGCAAATATAAGTATATTTTTCGAAACTTGCAAGTTTTTGAGCATTTTTTTTCAAAAAAAGGCTATTTTTCTTATGTTTTTTATAAAATAGCCCCCATGTTGGGCTTCTAATCCGTCCATTTTCCCTGTTTTCCTCCATTTTTCCGATATAAAACCTACACCTTATTATATATAGGGGTGATTAACGACCCTACACCTTATTATATATAGGAGCTTCATACAATTCGGAGGTTGGGTGCTAAAGAATAGGAAAGAGATAAAAAACAAAGCGATATTTTTAGAAACTTTTCTCCACTGACAAAACGTGATTCTATGATCAGATTTGGCATTATTAAATATAAATATGTTAAAGAATCCACTTTAGAATGATTTTTCTTGCTAAAAAGTTTGTATTGTCAATGATTATTCGTATCTTTGCAGCAACAGAATCCGCCACGCTTCCCATTAGAACAGCGAACCAGGGCGGGTCTTTTGCTTTTTATGAGTACATTAAGATTATACACTAAGCAGGCTCTTTCTATTTCTGAACAAATAGAACTACTAAAAAGTAGAGGCTTAAATATTGCTGATTCATCCAAGACTGCAAAATTTCTTGGAGAGGTCAGTTATTTTCGTTTTGTTCAATACCTTCGTCCAATGGAGGCAGATAAAACTTCACATCAATTTAAGCCTAATAGTAGATTTGAAGATGCCGTAGCTCTCTACAACTTTGATATGGAGTTGAGAGACTTGATGTTCAAAGCTATCCAACGATTAGAGATAGCTTTGCGCACAAAAATTATACAAGAGTTCTCATTGGAACATGGACCATTTTGGTTCTTTGATACAAGCCTTGCTGATGACGAACATAAGTTTATTGAGAATATGAACTCCATAGACAGAGAGCTTCAACGTAGTAAAGAGGACTTTATCAAGGAGCATAGGCGCAACTATGACAAGCCAATTTTCCCACCAGCATGGAAAACTCTTGAACTGGCATCTTTCGGTACGCTTTCAAAACTCTATTACAATTTCTGTGACAAGAAATTGAAGAAGCGTGTAGCTCGTCAGTTCAATCTTCCTCAGCATGAGGTATTGGAAAGCTGGATGCGTAGCGTAACTGTCTTGAGAAACTGTTGCGCTCACCACTCACGCCTCTGGAACCGTTATCTTTCTACAGCTCCTCAAATGAGCGCTTCTTTACGTGGTGCATGGGTGAACATAGAAGGTGTAGATGCAAACAAAGTATATGCTATAGCCTGTTGTATTGCATATTGGCTTGATTCCATGGGATACGGATTGGACTTCAAGAACAAGCTCAAATCCTTACTCGCTTCTTATTCACAGGTAGATCCGACCGCTATGGGTTTTCCTGAAAATTGGATTTCCGAGCCCCTATGGAGATAACTTTACAGACTCAAAAACAAGTTAGTCTGTCGGCAGTGAACTTTTCACTATCGACTGCTTTTTAATTAACGGCCCTACACCTTATTATATATAGGAGCTTCATACAATTTGGAGGTTGGGTGCTTAAGAATAGGAAAGAAGTATAATATTTCAAAGAGGGTGTGTCATCAGTCCATGACGCACTTTCTTTTACCTTTAATAAAGGCTGGACAGTAAGCCCCGAACGCCTAACAGACTAGCGAATCGTATTATACCAAGCCGTCTCATTCTGATAACTCAAGTGCTTCATTCTGATAACTCAAGTACTTCATTCAGCTAACAGAGCTATTTCGTTCAGCCAACGCAGCCATATTATTCAGCCAACGAAATTGACTCTTCCACCCAACGCAGTCGAATCTTTAACCCAGCGCAGTCGAATCTTCCGCCCAGCGCAGTCGTATCTTTAACCCAACGCAGTCATATCTATCGACTCAATGAAACGTATAAACTTGTTAAATGACGTACATGATTTCATCTACTTACTTAAACTGGCTGCACATTACACCTTATCATATATACTGTCATTGATGTGAATATCGGAAAAGTATCTATGACGATGTGATAGACAGATACAACGATATGCTTATCGAAGCTATCAGTATATGAGAGGGAGGTAGAGTTTTTCCGCCAACGATGCAGGAGAAATTACGTCGTGACGCAGTTTCAGGAGCATCCTACCCATTATCAAGTAAGGCTCTTTTGAAGTTCGAAAGAGCCTTTTTGGGATTTCAAATAAGCCTTTTTTGAATCTAAAGTAAGCCTCACTTCCATTTTTGGTGATAAAAAGACGAAAAAAGGGGCTATATTGAACGCAAAAACCCTTGTTTTGTTCAGTCGTTGCACCAAGCGTTCCAATGAATAGAAAAACAAAAAGTAAGCAAGAAGCACCTGAATATCAGCCAATTACGCCGGTTTTTGTACACCTAGGGTGTGGCAATAGGTGACAATAAGGTGACAATAGAAATAGGGCATATTGCCACTATTAAACCATTGTATGCCAGTAAGTTAATATGCGTGTGGCAAATGTGGCAATAAAATCGAGAAAAAACTTTTTCTCATGCAGATATTCAACCTCTATAACCTCTTTTGTGGCTGGAACCCGAACCGTTTAATTGGTGGCGGGGCACCCAAAGGGGTGCCCTGTTTTTCGCTCACCATATATCCATAAGCTGACGCAAGTACTTGCGAAGAGCAATGAAGCCTGTTTCGAAGGACATCGAAACAGGCTTCATTTTTTTATTCTAGAATTCTGCGTTCTTGGGTGTACGTGGGAATGGAATCACGTCGCGGATATTCTGCATACCGGTTACGAAGAGAATCAGACGCTCGAAACCGAGACCGAAACCTGCGTGTGGGCATGAACCATACTTACGGGTATCGAGATACCAGTTCATATCCTTCATAGGGATGTTGCGAGCCTCTATCTCACCCATCAGCTTGTCATAGCTCTCCTCACGGACAGAACCACCGATAATCTCACCAATCTGTGGGAACAGTACGTCGGTACCCTGAACGGTCTGACCGCTCTTGCCACCGAAACCACTCTCCTCCTCGTCTATCTTCATATAGAATGCCTTGATAGCCTTAGGATAGTTGGTCATGATAACCGGGCGCTTGAAGTGCTCCTCTACGAGGAAACGCTCATGCTCTGAAGCCAGGTCATCACCCCACTCGCATGGGAACTCAAACTTCTTACCGTTGGCAATAGCCTCCTGAAGGATACGGATACCCTCGGTATATGGAAGATGAACGAAGTCGGAATTCAATACGCCTTCCAGACGGGCAATCAGACCCTTGTCAATCATCTTGTTCAAGAAAGCAAGATCGTCCTTGCAATGCTCCAGTGCCCAACGGATACAATACTTGATGAAGTCTTCCTCCAACTCCATCAAACCGTCCATATCCAGGAAAGCAACCTCAGGCTCTACCATCCAGAACTCAGCCAGGTGGCGAGGAGTATTACTGTTCTCTGCACGGAAGGTTGGACCGAAGGTATAGATGGCGCCGAGTGCTGTAGCACCGAGCTCACCCTCCAACTGACCGGAAACGGTCAATGAAGTCTGCTTGCCGAAGAAATCATCAGAATAGTCAATCTTGCCATCCTCGGTCTTCTTCAGGTTGTAGAGGTTCTTGGTTGTAACCTGGAACATCTGACCAGCACCCTCGCAGTCGCTGGCTGTGATGAGCGGAGTATTGAAATAGAAATATCCATGCTCATGGAAGTAGGTGTGGATAGCCATCGCCATGTTGTGGCGGATACGCATTACGGCACCAAAGGTATTGGTACGGAGACGGAGGTGAGCATACTGACGCATGTACTCGAAGCTCTGTCCCTTCTTCTGCATAGGATAGTCGCTGCCGCAGAGACCGTAAATCTCGATGCTCTCGCACTGGATCTCAACACTCTGTCCGGCACCCTGGCTTTCTACCAGCGTACCTACGGCGCTGATACAAGCACCAGTAGTAACCTGACGGAGCTGATTCTCATCGACCTTTGATGGGTCGACTACTATCTGAATATTATTAATAGTAGAACCATCGTTAAGAGCGATAAAATCGACTGCTTTGCTACTACGATGGGTACGAACCCATCCCTTGACATTCACGATTGAGCCGTAGGCTGTACTCTTGAGCAAGTCTACAACTTTAGTTCTTTTTACTTTTTCCATTGTTAATATTAATGCTTCAAGGAGTTAAAGAAATTAAGGAGTTAAGGAGTTAAGACAATTGTTACAAACCAAGAATCCTTACCATATAAAAACTCCCAGCTAATAAAGCACTTGTCTTAACTCCTTTCAACTCCTTAACTCCATATTATTGTTTTTTATTCAAAAGCACCCATGCGGAGCATGTCTACCTCCTTCTCAGTAAGGAAGCGCCAGTCACCGCGACGGAGATTTTTCTTAGTCAAACCTGCGAACTGTACACGGTCGAGCTTGGTAACACGATAGCCGAGGCTCTCGAAGATACGGCGCACGATACGGTTCTTGCCACTATGAATCTCGATGCCAACCTGTGCCTTGTCGCGATCATCAGCATACTCTACAGCATCTGCCTTGATCTCACCATCTTCCAAGGTGATACCCTCACGGATCTGATCCATATCGTGAGCTGTCAGGTTCTTATCGAGGTGAACGTGATAAACCTTCTTCTTCAAGAACTTAGGGTGAGTAAGCTTAGAAGCCAGGTCACCATCGTTGGTCAAGAGAAGTACACCTGTTGTATTACGGTCGAGACGGCCTACAGGATAGATACGTTCAGGACAAACATCCTTTACGAGGTCCATCACAGTCTTGCGCTGCTGAGGATCATCGCTGGTTGTAACATAATCCTTTGGCTTGTTGAGCAATACGTATACCTTCTTCTCCAAAGTTACAGGAGCGTCGTGGAACTTCACCTCATCGGTACGAAGGATCTTGGTACCCAACTCGGTAACTACCTCACCATTGACAGTTACCAGACCAGCCTGGATGAACTCATCAGCCTCACGGCGAGAGCATACACCAGCATTGGCGAGGAACTTGTTCAAGCGCAATGGCTCTGTTGGGTCGATGTTCTCCTCCTTATATTCGATACGCTTCTTCATGCTATACTTAGCATTTGGATCGTAACCAGGAGTGTGCTGACGGAAACCGCCACCACGGTTGTTGCCATAGCCACCACCCTGTGGACGGCCATAACCGCCACGGTTGTTGCCATAACCACCCTGCTGAGGACGACCATAGCCGCCACCACGGTTGTTGCCATAGCCGCCACCCTGTGGACGACCATAACCACCACGGTTGTTATTACCATAACCACCCTGCTGAGAACGAGACTGGTAGCCGCCCTGCTGGCGTGGCTGATAGCCACCCTGCTGACGAGGCTGATAACCACCCTGCTCATCATTATTGTTGTAACGAGGACGATAGCCACCCTGCTGAGGACGAGACTGATAGCCTCCCTGCTGACGTGGCTGGTAGCCACCACGGTTGCTGTTACCATAACCACCACGGCTCTGATAGCTGCTGCGCTGTGGACGCTCGCTGCTGCCTGTACTCTGCAAGACAGCACCGAAACCTTCAGGACGGAAACCGCCTTCGCTGTTACTGCTACTTCTGTCGCTGCTGTATGCGCGATGTGAATTGATACGAGGACGCTGTGTGCGACCTACTGGTCGATAACTCTTCTGATAACCACCTGCTGGGTTGTAGCCCTCACGGGTTCTCTCATTCTCAGAAGACTGACCTTGAGGTTTGTTTTCAAATTCTGAATCCATTTTCTTAAAATACTTAATAGCCTCACGGCTGGGTTAATAAATCTAATTTTTACTTATATATATGTACTAAAACTACAAAATTCCTTTGTGTATATTAGATACCTGTATAATTGCTTGGTGTGATTGCCATCAGTTCAGCCTTAACACTATCACTCACATTCAATCCCTGGATAAACTCATGAATAGTTTCCTCAGTCATGTGCTGGTTGGTACGTGTCAACGCCTTCAATGCCTCGTAAGGATGTGGATATGCCTCACGGCGAAGGATAGTCTGGATAGCCTCAGCTACAACTGCCCATGTATTATTCAAATCTTCCTGCAGTTTCTCCTCGTGAAGAATCAGTTTACGCAAGCCCTTCAATGTACTCTGGATAGCAATGACGCTATGACCGAGAGGCACACCGATGTTACGGAGTACGGTACTGTCAGTAAGGTCGCGCTGCAAGCGGCTAACCGGAAGTTTCTGTGCCAAGAACTGAAGAATGGCATTGGCTATGCCCAGGTTACCTTCACTGTTCTCATAATCGATAGGGTTCACCTTGTGAGGCATCGCACTTGAGCCTACCTCACCTGCCTTGATCTTCTGCTTGAAGTAATCCATAGAGATATACATCCAGAAGTCACGGTCTAAGTCGATGATAATGGTGTTGATACGACGGATGGCGTCAAAGATAGCGCCAAGGTAGTCATAGTTACTGATCTGTGTGGTATACTGCTCGCGTTCCAAACCGAGTTTTTCGCTGACAAACTTGTTACCGAATGCTTTCCAGTCATACTGTGGATAAGCTACATGGTGAGCATTGTAGTTACCGGTAGCACCACCGAACTTAGCTGTAATCTTGCAAGCCTTGAGAGAATTGAGCTGCTCGGTAAGACGGTAAACATAAACCATGATTTCCTTGCCCAGGCGGGTAGGTGAAGCAGGCTGTCCGTGAGTCTTAGCCAACATAGGCACATCCTTCCACTCATCAGCATAAGTCTGGAGCTGTGCTATCAGCTCTTCAACCTGCGGATTGAAGCACTCTTCCAAAGCCTCTTTTACAGAGAGAGGCACACTTGTGTTGTTGATATCCTGAGATGTCAAACCAAAATGGATAAACTCCTTGTAAGCATCCAAGCCTCCGATCTTATCGAGTTCTTCCTTGATAAAATACTCAACAGCCTTTACATCGTGATTGGTAATCTTCTCGATGTCTTTTACGCGCTGTGCTTCATTTTCGTCAAAATTACGATAAATGTCACGCAGACGTTCGAACAGCGACTTGTCGAAAGAAGCAAGCTGTGGCAAAGGTAACTCGCATAGAGTAATGAAGTATTCAATCTCTACGCGTACACGATAACGAATGAGAGCATACTCTGAGAAGTAGTTAGCGAGCTGCTCTGTTTTTCCCCTATAACGACCATCAATTGGTGATATGGCAGTCAATAAATCTAAATTCATAACAATACGTATTATATATAGGGTGCAAAATTAATAAATTATCGTGAGAAAACAGAGAAAATAGTGATAAAATAATTTAAAAGCAAAAAAAAGGTCTCTCAACGTTTGTTGAAAGACCTTCACCATTGTGGGCGTTGACGGATTCGAACCGCCGACCCTCTGCTTGTAAGGCAGATGCTCTAAACCAGCTGAGCTAAACGCCCTCTAAAAAAAGTCCCTGCAACCACAAAAGTGAATCACAGGGAACACCCCCGTGGGCGCTGACGGATTCGAACCGCCGACCCTCTGCTTGTAAGGCAGATGCTCTAAACCAGCTGAGCTAAGCGCCCTTACTTTTCGTAAGCGGTTGCAAAGGTACGACTTTTTTTTGGTTCCACCAAATTTTTCAGAAACTTTTTTCGTTTTTTCTTCAAAAAAGTGCATTTTCTGGTGTTTTTCCTCAATATTCAGGGTAAAAACGGTCAGTTTTTGCATTTCAATTGCCAAAAACAGCCAACCAAGAGAAAGTACCTACGATGGGACAGCAAAACCTCTTTCAACTCCAAAAGGTACTTATTGAGAAAGAAAAGTTCTTTTAAGAAATTCAAAGAAACAAAAAAGGCATTCTTCACGAGGAAGAATGCCCTATTCTATTTTTATACCTTATATTATATATACTGTATAATTACTCACCAACCTGAACAGTTGCACGACGGTTGTAAGAAGCAGGAGTCAAATCCTTAACACCACCGTTAGCCTTAACTACGATGTTCTCCTTAGCAACACCCAACTTAACGAGCTCTTCAGCTACCTTCTCAGCACGAGCCTTAGAAATCTTCTGGTTAACAGCTGCAGAACCAGTAGCGCTGTCAGCATAACCGTTAACTACCAACTTAGCGTTGTTGTCCTTAGCATACTGAGCGAGAGCCTGTACGTTTACGAGATCCTTCTTAGAAGCAACCTTAGACTTGCCGATGTTGAAGAATACAGAAACTGGAGTAGCAACATACTCCTTAACTGCCTTTTCCTCTACAGGCTTCTGGTTGTTCAAGAGATTCTTCAAACGGTCGTTCTCTGCATTAGCATCGTTCAACTTAGCATTGAGAGCGTCGAGTTCTGACTGATGAAGAGCGTTGATAGCATCAACATCTGGAACCTTGTTCCAAGTAGCCTTACCCAAGTTGTATGTAACACCGACCTCAACATTCAAAGAACGGTCGTGACTTGCAATCACATTGTCGATAGAGCGAGATGTGCTAGGCTTAGCACCTGCCAATACACCTGTGTAACCATCATAGTCGTTAGCACCTACTGCATAGTTTACATCAAGGTTGACAGCCCACTTGTTATTGATCTTGAACTCGTTCAAGATACCAACACCAACTACAGGAGCATAGCAGTTAGCGCTCATGTTACGGTTAATACCAAAACCTGCGTAAGGGATGCAATCCCAAACACGAGCCTCGTTGTAACCACACAACATATTGCTAACATTGAACAAAACCTGCTCATTCAAAGTCCAATACTTATTTGCATTTGTTGACTTATTCTCAGAAACTACTGTACGGCCCCAAACGCCATTGAACTTGGTACGGAGACCGAGACCTGGTGTGAACCACTTACCTACAGCAACAGAGAAACCGAGATTGTTTCTGAAGCCCTTGAGTGGGCTCTTAGAGAAACCATTGCCCTCTTCCTGGTTGCCCCAGAATGCAGAACCAGCAACGTTTGCCTGAACAAACCAATTGCTCCAGAAAGAATTTGTTGCAACGCTATACTTCTCAGTAGTTGCTGCATCCTGAGCCATACAGCCCATTGTTACGCTAGCCAATGCTAGCACTGCTAATAACTTTTTCATAACTTTACAATTTAAAAATCAATTTATATATATATATACCTTCTGAATGATGGAGCAAAGATAATACTATTTTTTGAAATAACCTTCATTTTCTAAAAAAAATAGCAATTTTCGTTAACTTTTTTAAGTAAAACGGGATTTTTCCCTGCTTTTAACCTAAAAGATGCTCTATTTCCTGCTGACGGAGGATACAAAGTACCGACTTTCCGTCGGGCGTATAATTGACATTCTGGCAGGCAAAAAGATCATTCACCAGCCCCTCCATCTCTTCATTACTCAATATCTGCCCCTGAGGTATTGCAGCCTGGCGAGCCAGACTCAAAGCCAAAGTCTGATTGATTTCATCAATGGCTGATACGCCCTTTTCTACTGCAGAAGAAACCATGTCCTGTACCAGTTTAAGAGGATTCAATCCTTCAAGTCCGCCAGGAACTGAATTTACGGCATAGCTTCCGCCTCCAAGATCTTCCAGTTCAAAGCCCATCGATTCCATTTCAGGCAGGATCTTTTCAAAGATTACCTTCTCAGACATCGGGAACTGCACAACCTCAGGAAAGAGGACTTTCTGTGAATGAAAGGTCCGGTCAGCCAACTGGCGCAAATACTGTTCGAACAAGACACGCACATGGGCACGATGCTGGTCGATAATCATCAATCCCGATTTTACCGCAGTCATGATATACTTACCTTTATACTGATAATGGGCTGGCGATTTCTCTGCAATGATACTGTCTGGCGTATTATCCCGACTAGAATCATCGGAAAACACCATGGTCTGTTCCATCCCCTGCACATCATCCTGATTTTTGAGTCCTTCATAAAGCTGTTCCCATTTTTCATCCACCTGCGGTTTCGACTTAGGAACAGAGAAGCCTGATCCCATAGGGACTGCTCCCGTGGAAGAGGAAGACTTGAACGGATTATAACCAGGATTCAAACTGATCTTCGGTGCAGCAGCCGTACTCATCTCAGGATTGTAAACAGGGATGTCCGGTTTATCCTCGGTATCGAAATCAATGGTAGGTACATCATTGAACATACCGATGGACTCCTTGACTGAAGCCGAGAGGATTTGCCAGATAGCCTGCTCATTCTCGAATTTGATTTCAGTCTTCGTAGGATGGATATTCACATCAATATCCTTCGGATCTACATCAAAATACAGAAAGTAAGGCACCTGTTCACCCTGAGGAACC
This Segatella copri DSM 18205 DNA region includes the following protein-coding sequences:
- the mutL gene encoding DNA mismatch repair endonuclease MutL, which encodes MSDIIQLLPDSVANQIAAGEVIQRPASVIKELVENAVDAGARNIHVTVTDAGRTNIQVIDDGKGMSETDARLAFERHSTSKIRKADDLFALRTMGFRGEALASIAAVAQVELKSRQATDEIGTLIRISGSRYEKQEPCSCAVGSLFSVSNIFYNVPARRKFLKSNSTELNNILTAFERIALVNPQITFTLHSNGTEVFNLRAANLRQRILDVFGKRFNQELLPVNVETTMCKVSGFVGKPESARKKGVHQFFFVNGRYMKHPYFNKAVMAAYDRLVPQGEQVPYFLYFDVDPKDIDVNIHPTKTEIKFENEQAIWQILSASVKESIGMFNDVPTIDFDTEDKPDIPVYNPEMSTAAAPKISLNPGYNPFKSSSSTGAVPMGSGFSVPKSKPQVDEKWEQLYEGLKNQDDVQGMEQTMVFSDDSSRDNTPDSIIAEKSPAHYQYKGKYIMTAVKSGLMIIDQHRAHVRVLFEQYLRQLADRTFHSQKVLFPEVVQFPMSEKVIFEKILPEMESMGFELEDLGGGSYAVNSVPGGLEGLNPLKLVQDMVSSAVEKGVSAIDEINQTLALSLARQAAIPQGQILSNEEMEGLVNDLFACQNVNYTPDGKSVLCILRQQEIEHLLG